The Pseudomonas sp. FP2309 genome has a window encoding:
- a CDS encoding cytochrome c/FTR1 family iron permease, which yields MTALFRFLAWLILPAMMSCSVNLMAATAEGAPQALHLLDYIGADYPPTVQAGKVIDDSEYREQVEFLGVLQGLVADLPQKPERAELVKGVDELLAAVTARQDGATVARQARQLGARLAVAYEVSQAPAITPDPARGAPLYAQHCSVCHGTTGAGDGPAGVGLTPPPANLRDAARLDRLSLYAIYNTLGLGVEGTDMPSFADQLDDRQRWDLATYIAGFTADPTAAKSEQSFNLADLARQTPNEVLAAEGPAAAATFRAQRAQPPQVKRGPAQLLDYTATTLDKSLAAFRNGEHEQAYDLSVAAYLEGFELVESSLDNVDANVRKDTEKALMAYRQSLQDGLPIEQVQQRLDVAKGKLKESAGLLGSDGLSWSLSYISGLLILLREGLEAILVLAAILAFLRNTGQQSAVRSVNVGWGLALLAGLATWALAAYVIDVSGAQRELLEGCTALFASVMVLWLGVWMHDRRHAAAWQDYIKSSLVGGGGRFGFAMLAFFSVYRELFEVILFYETLWLQAGPAGHNAVLAGGATALVLLVGLAWVILRGSAKLPLALFFGINAALLCALSVVFAGHGVKALQEAGIFGTRPVAFFDFDWLGIHADAYSLSAQAVAILAIVVLYGRSRLAEKRRVAA from the coding sequence ATGACTGCCCTCTTCCGTTTTCTCGCCTGGCTGATATTGCCGGCGATGATGTCGTGCAGCGTCAACCTGATGGCCGCAACTGCCGAGGGCGCCCCGCAGGCCCTGCATTTGCTGGACTACATTGGTGCCGATTACCCACCGACGGTGCAAGCGGGCAAGGTTATCGATGACTCGGAATACCGCGAGCAGGTGGAGTTTCTCGGGGTGTTACAGGGGCTGGTGGCGGATTTGCCGCAAAAGCCTGAGCGCGCCGAGTTGGTCAAAGGCGTCGACGAACTGCTGGCCGCGGTCACCGCTCGCCAGGACGGCGCGACCGTCGCGCGCCAGGCCCGCCAATTGGGTGCCAGGTTGGCGGTGGCGTATGAGGTCAGCCAGGCCCCGGCCATCACGCCTGATCCAGCGCGGGGTGCACCGCTCTACGCCCAGCATTGCTCGGTGTGCCACGGCACGACCGGTGCGGGTGATGGCCCCGCAGGCGTGGGCCTGACGCCGCCGCCAGCCAATCTGCGCGATGCCGCACGGCTGGACCGCCTGAGCCTCTACGCGATCTATAACACCTTGGGCCTGGGCGTCGAAGGCACCGATATGCCGTCCTTCGCCGACCAACTGGACGACCGCCAGCGCTGGGACCTGGCCACCTACATCGCCGGTTTCACGGCCGACCCCACGGCGGCGAAAAGCGAGCAGTCCTTTAACCTTGCCGACCTGGCCCGCCAAACCCCAAATGAAGTGCTGGCCGCAGAAGGCCCCGCCGCCGCGGCAACCTTCCGCGCCCAGCGTGCGCAACCGCCGCAGGTCAAGCGTGGCCCTGCGCAGTTGCTCGACTACACCGCGACGACGTTGGACAAGAGCCTCGCCGCGTTCCGTAACGGTGAACACGAACAAGCCTACGACCTGTCCGTGGCGGCTTATCTGGAAGGCTTCGAGCTGGTGGAAAGTTCGCTGGATAACGTCGACGCCAACGTGCGCAAAGACACCGAAAAGGCCCTGATGGCCTACCGGCAGTCATTGCAGGACGGTTTGCCAATCGAGCAGGTGCAACAACGCCTGGACGTGGCCAAGGGCAAACTCAAAGAATCCGCCGGCTTGCTGGGCAGCGACGGCTTGAGCTGGTCGCTGAGCTACATCTCGGGCCTGCTGATCCTGCTGCGTGAGGGCCTGGAAGCGATTCTGGTGCTGGCGGCGATCCTCGCCTTCCTGCGTAACACCGGCCAGCAGTCGGCGGTGCGCAGCGTCAACGTAGGATGGGGCCTGGCGCTGTTGGCCGGTTTGGCCACCTGGGCGTTGGCGGCATACGTGATTGACGTGAGCGGCGCCCAGCGCGAATTGCTTGAAGGCTGCACCGCGCTGTTCGCCAGCGTGATGGTGCTGTGGCTGGGGGTGTGGATGCACGACCGCCGCCATGCCGCGGCTTGGCAGGACTACATCAAGAGCAGCCTTGTGGGCGGCGGCGGGCGGTTCGGGTTCGCGATGCTGGCGTTTTTCTCGGTGTACCGCGAGCTGTTCGAAGTGATCCTGTTCTACGAAACCCTGTGGCTGCAGGCCGGCCCCGCCGGGCACAACGCGGTGCTGGCCGGTGGCGCCACCGCACTGGTGCTGCTGGTGGGCCTGGCCTGGGTGATTTTGCGGGGCTCGGCGAAGCTGCCGCTGGCGTTGTTCTTTGGCATCAACGCGGCCTTGTTGTGCGCTCTGTCGGTAGTGTTCGCCGGGCATGGCGTCAAGGCGTTGCAGGAAGCGGGCATCTTCGGCACACGACCGGTGGCGTTCTTTGACTTTGACTGGCTGGGCATCCACGCCGACGCCTATTCGTTGAGCGCCCAGGCCGTGGCGATCCTGGCGATTGTGGTGCTGTACGGTCGCAGTCGCCTGGCCGAAAAGCGGCGCGTGGCGGCATGA
- a CDS encoding YcfL family protein → MRHFILGALALVLLAGCATPPPPEPGSAASKIVVMGKFKGIAVGAIRVARENGFLTAKVQLSNITSSNQTLYYRFAWLGADGFPVGDEDTWKVLNLYANQATFLPAIANLPQAADFRLEVKTP, encoded by the coding sequence ATGCGTCATTTCATCCTCGGCGCCCTGGCGCTGGTTCTGCTCGCCGGCTGTGCCACCCCGCCGCCACCGGAGCCTGGCAGTGCCGCCAGCAAAATCGTGGTGATGGGCAAGTTCAAAGGCATCGCCGTCGGCGCCATCCGCGTTGCGCGCGAGAACGGCTTCCTCACGGCCAAGGTGCAATTGAGCAACATCACCAGCAGCAACCAGACGCTGTATTACCGCTTCGCCTGGCTGGGCGCCGACGGCTTCCCGGTAGGCGACGAGGACACCTGGAAAGTGCTGAACCTGTACGCCAACCAAGCGACGTTCCTGCCGGCCATCGCCAATTTGCCGCAGGCGGCGGACTTCCGCCTTGAAGTCAAAACCCCTTGA
- the lpoB gene encoding penicillin-binding protein activator LpoB → MFARFSILAVVAVLASGCANTSPVLGSKNINYGDTKAVETVTNEFGSTDLQMIAESMTRSLAQSGILQGRPVVQVYDVKNKTSEYIDTREITTSIKTQLMKTGTARFASDNTDMQSQVDQLKLQNQSGLYKKSTVNKTGNMVAAKYRLEGSISSIVKRSSDYKDVFYKFSLQLIDVESGLAEWMDEKEIRKTTER, encoded by the coding sequence ATGTTTGCACGCTTCTCGATCCTCGCCGTCGTCGCCGTCCTGGCCAGCGGTTGCGCCAATACCTCGCCGGTACTGGGCAGCAAGAACATTAACTACGGTGACACCAAGGCCGTGGAAACAGTGACCAACGAGTTCGGTTCCACCGACCTGCAGATGATCGCCGAAAGCATGACCCGCTCCCTGGCCCAGTCCGGCATCCTGCAAGGCCGCCCGGTGGTCCAGGTGTATGACGTGAAGAACAAGACCAGCGAGTACATCGACACCCGCGAGATCACTACCTCGATCAAAACCCAACTGATGAAGACCGGCACCGCGCGCTTCGCCAGTGACAACACCGACATGCAAAGCCAGGTCGACCAGCTCAAGCTGCAGAACCAGAGCGGCCTGTACAAGAAGTCCACCGTGAACAAGACCGGCAACATGGTCGCGGCCAAGTACCGCCTGGAAGGCTCCATCAGCTCCATCGTCAAACGCAGTTCGGACTACAAGGACGTGTTCTACAAGTTCAGCCTGCAGCTGATCGACGTCGAGAGCGGCCTGGCCGAATGGATGGACGAAAAAGAAATCCGCAAAACCACGGAGCGCTAA
- a CDS encoding YaiI/YqxD family protein codes for MRVWIDADACPRAAKDQVVKFALKRQFEVVLVAGQSQIKPSFTCVKLIVVPSGPDAADDYLVEHAVPGELVICSDVPLADRLVKKGVTALDPRGKEFSPANMSERLAVRNLFTDLREQGQMGGGPPPHGEKDKQAFANALDRILTQLMRPA; via the coding sequence ATGCGGGTATGGATCGATGCCGACGCCTGCCCGCGGGCGGCCAAGGATCAGGTGGTGAAGTTTGCCCTCAAGCGCCAATTCGAGGTGGTGCTGGTGGCCGGGCAAAGCCAGATCAAGCCGAGCTTTACCTGTGTGAAGCTGATTGTGGTGCCCAGCGGGCCGGATGCCGCGGATGATTACCTGGTGGAGCACGCGGTTCCTGGCGAGCTGGTGATTTGCAGCGACGTGCCCTTGGCCGACCGCTTGGTGAAGAAGGGCGTTACCGCCCTCGATCCTCGCGGCAAGGAATTCAGCCCCGCAAATATGAGTGAGCGTCTGGCGGTGCGTAACCTGTTTACCGACCTGCGCGAACAGGGCCAGATGGGCGGTGGTCCACCGCCCCATGGGGAGAAGGACAAACAGGCATTTGCCAACGCGCTGGACCGCATTCTCACCCAGTTGATGCGCCCGGCCTGA
- a CDS encoding COG3014 family protein, whose product MAFRALTPLALAAVTMLSGCSMFRSYDTELQATNQQLATGNVDAALTLLEKNNTGEDKDLLYFFEKGELLRAKGDLTGSQTAWRSADLQVYKWEESVKFDSAKYLAQFGSFLANDKVRRYEGYDYEKVMLTTQMALNLLALNDFDGARTEIKKTHEREAVIADVRDKEYLKREDEAQREGVTTQMKDLSGYPVEALNAPEVVGLKNSYQSAFSHYLAGFVYEALGEKDLAAPGYRKAAELRPNTPLLEKALRDLDKSKVGANETEVLIVVQSGLAPARDSIRLPIPIPINGNLVITPLSFPVIKADTSTASFAQIGIDGQQQNLTALNSTTAMSRRALRDDMPGIILRTTVRAVTRGVAQNNLNKTNPMAGLVLGIASAVTEGADTRTWRTLPDMTQVTRLRLKHGEHQVSLPNALGGTLVTVKADQRYQVITLRVVGNQVFAGGLAAHVVPSTTPQAIATLKQP is encoded by the coding sequence ATGGCATTTCGCGCCTTAACTCCGCTCGCGCTCGCAGCGGTGACGATGCTCTCCGGCTGTTCGATGTTCCGCAGCTACGACACCGAGCTGCAAGCCACCAACCAGCAACTGGCCACCGGCAATGTCGACGCCGCCCTGACCCTGCTGGAAAAGAACAACACCGGCGAAGACAAAGACCTGCTGTATTTCTTCGAAAAGGGCGAGTTGCTGCGGGCCAAGGGCGACCTGACCGGCAGCCAGACCGCCTGGCGCAGTGCCGACCTGCAAGTCTACAAATGGGAAGAGTCGGTCAAGTTCGATAGCGCAAAGTACCTCGCCCAGTTCGGCAGCTTCCTGGCCAACGACAAGGTGCGCCGCTACGAAGGCTACGACTACGAAAAAGTCATGTTGACCACGCAGATGGCCTTGAACCTGCTGGCCTTGAATGACTTCGACGGCGCACGCACCGAGATCAAGAAGACCCATGAACGCGAGGCCGTGATCGCCGACGTGCGCGACAAGGAATACCTCAAGCGCGAGGATGAAGCCCAGCGCGAAGGCGTCACCACTCAGATGAAAGACCTGAGCGGCTACCCGGTCGAAGCCCTCAACGCGCCGGAAGTGGTTGGCCTCAAAAACAGCTACCAAAGTGCGTTCAGCCATTACCTGGCTGGCTTCGTCTACGAAGCCTTGGGCGAAAAAGACCTGGCCGCCCCCGGCTATCGCAAGGCCGCTGAGCTGCGCCCCAATACACCGTTGCTGGAAAAGGCCCTGCGGGACCTGGACAAATCCAAGGTCGGCGCCAATGAAACCGAGGTGCTGATCGTGGTGCAGAGCGGCCTGGCGCCGGCCCGCGACTCGATCCGCCTGCCGATCCCGATCCCGATCAACGGCAACCTGGTGATCACCCCGCTGTCGTTCCCGGTAATCAAGGCCGACACCTCCACCGCCAGCTTCGCCCAGATCGGCATTGACGGTCAGCAGCAGAACCTCACCGCCCTCAATAGCACCACCGCCATGTCGCGCCGCGCCCTGCGCGATGACATGCCGGGGATCATCCTGCGCACCACTGTGCGTGCGGTCACCCGTGGCGTGGCGCAGAACAACCTGAACAAAACCAACCCTATGGCCGGCCTGGTGCTGGGGATCGCCTCGGCCGTGACCGAAGGCGCCGACACCCGTACCTGGCGCACCCTGCCGGACATGACCCAAGTGACCCGCCTGCGCCTCAAGCACGGCGAGCATCAGGTCAGCCTGCCCAACGCCTTGGGCGGCACGCTGGTGACGGTCAAGGCCGACCAGCGCTACCAAGTGATCACCCTGCGTGTGGTCGGCAACCAAGTATTCGCCGGCGGCCTGGCAGCCCATGTGGTGCCGAGCACCACGCCACAGGCCATCGCCACCCTCAAACAACCTTAA
- the elbB gene encoding isoprenoid biosynthesis glyoxalase ElbB, with protein sequence MSKKIAVILSGCGVYDGSEIHESVITLLRLDQRGAQVQCFAPDIAQLHVTNHLTGEEMPESRNVLVESARIARGEVKDIARANAEDFDALIVPGGFGAAKNLSNFTVQGAGCSVNPQVLALAEAFAEAGKPVGLICISPVLAAKIYGPGVTCTIGNDAETTAALDKMGANHQEATVEDIVEDTARKLVSTPAYMLGKNISEVASGINKLVDRVLELTHEND encoded by the coding sequence ATGAGCAAAAAGATTGCAGTGATCCTTTCCGGCTGCGGCGTGTACGACGGCTCAGAAATCCACGAAAGCGTGATCACCCTGCTGCGCCTGGATCAACGCGGCGCCCAGGTCCAATGCTTTGCCCCCGACATTGCGCAGTTGCACGTGACCAACCACCTGACCGGCGAAGAGATGCCCGAGTCGCGCAACGTGCTGGTGGAATCGGCGCGCATTGCCCGTGGCGAGGTGAAAGACATCGCCCGGGCCAATGCAGAAGACTTTGACGCCCTGATCGTGCCTGGTGGATTTGGCGCGGCCAAGAACCTGTCGAACTTTACCGTGCAAGGCGCCGGTTGCAGCGTCAACCCGCAGGTATTGGCGCTGGCCGAGGCCTTTGCCGAAGCGGGCAAGCCGGTGGGGCTGATCTGCATTTCACCGGTCCTGGCCGCGAAGATCTATGGTCCGGGCGTGACCTGCACTATCGGCAACGATGCCGAAACTACCGCCGCATTGGACAAGATGGGCGCCAATCACCAGGAAGCCACGGTTGAGGACATCGTCGAAGATACGGCGCGCAAATTGGTCAGCACGCCGGCCTACATGCTCGGCAAGAACATCAGCGAAGTTGCATCCGGGATCAACAAGCTGGTGGATCGAGTGTTGGAACTGACCCACGAAAATGACTGA
- a CDS encoding penicillin-binding protein activator LpoB: MRAWIGMIGLLCAFGVSAAPKIAVTDLAYEARVEEYIHQVSASNNFQASAYHASGASNYSEYESRTSYIEQTELRKFSGDIKGEILKSRQFQLVQGTPYTADAKGDVYDVIKRIKAGNFKGADYVLFGTLSDIDFTQDINALDHTDSYSAVLGLTLVADFSLINTRTFEITSAFTAMGEGQDTKLVNSRDVRVSLNRPRVVKEVSKALGEDVARQLAEQLGGGYQDPGQPMLRNNLPRDEAPKILR; this comes from the coding sequence ATGCGTGCATGGATTGGCATGATCGGTCTGCTGTGCGCCTTCGGCGTGTCGGCCGCACCGAAGATCGCAGTGACCGACCTGGCCTACGAGGCGCGGGTCGAGGAATACATTCACCAGGTCTCGGCCAGCAACAATTTCCAGGCCAGCGCCTACCACGCCAGCGGTGCCTCGAACTACAGCGAGTACGAAAGCCGTACCAGCTACATCGAGCAGACCGAGCTACGCAAGTTCAGCGGTGATATCAAGGGCGAGATCCTCAAGTCACGCCAGTTCCAGCTGGTGCAGGGCACGCCCTACACCGCCGATGCAAAGGGTGACGTCTATGACGTGATCAAACGCATCAAGGCCGGCAACTTCAAGGGCGCGGACTACGTGCTGTTCGGCACGCTGTCGGACATAGACTTCACTCAGGACATCAACGCCCTGGACCACACCGACAGCTACTCGGCGGTGCTGGGCCTGACCCTGGTGGCGGATTTCAGCCTGATCAACACGCGCACCTTCGAAATCACCTCGGCGTTTACCGCCATGGGCGAAGGCCAGGACACGAAACTGGTGAACAGCCGCGACGTACGCGTGAGCCTCAATCGCCCGCGAGTGGTGAAGGAAGTGTCGAAAGCCTTGGGTGAGGACGTGGCGCGACAGCTGGCAGAGCAGTTGGGCGGCGGCTACCAGGACCCCGGCCAGCCAATGTTGCGCAACAATCTGCCACGGGATGAAGCGCCGAAGATTCTGCGCTAG
- a CDS encoding sterol desaturase family protein, which translates to MDFVPYAVPFFIALIVVELLADRWRGQRNYRVADAINSLSTGVLSTTTGLLTKGVGLLTYAFALKHLAVIELPARSVWTWVLAFVLYDFCYYWLHRMGHERNILWAAHSVHHQSEDYNLSTALRQTSTGFLLSWIFYLPLAVLGVPLVVFISVASLNLLYQFWVHTRHVPKLGWFEWFFVTPSNHRAHHAQNALYMDRNYGGVFILWDRLFATFQEEDDNEPVIFGVTTPLASWNPLWANLQFYAQLWSDARRTERWWDKLRIWFMRTGWRPADVRERYPQAKPDLSQFRKFDVPLEARQQVYIALQFAVYVGFGSYLMNAGEGLPTAALVVGWSVMALGLFTLGVALENRPWALKAELTRMALNVPLVWLAPLVGLWPASHVGWLALLSYSLLSLIGLYSCRSRFTRRVS; encoded by the coding sequence ATGGACTTCGTGCCTTATGCGGTACCGTTTTTCATCGCCCTGATCGTGGTGGAACTGCTCGCCGATCGTTGGCGCGGGCAGCGTAACTACCGGGTCGCGGATGCCATCAACAGCCTCAGCACCGGCGTGCTGTCCACCACCACTGGGTTGTTGACCAAGGGTGTGGGGCTGCTGACCTACGCATTCGCCCTCAAACACCTGGCCGTCATCGAACTGCCTGCCCGGAGTGTCTGGACCTGGGTGCTCGCCTTCGTGCTCTACGACTTCTGCTACTACTGGCTGCATCGAATGGGCCACGAGCGCAATATCCTGTGGGCCGCGCATTCGGTGCATCACCAGAGCGAGGACTACAACCTCAGCACTGCCCTGCGCCAGACCAGCACCGGCTTTTTGCTGAGCTGGATCTTCTACCTGCCCCTGGCCGTGCTCGGCGTACCGCTGGTGGTGTTTATCAGCGTGGCCTCGCTCAACCTGCTCTATCAATTCTGGGTACATACCCGCCACGTGCCCAAGCTCGGCTGGTTCGAGTGGTTCTTCGTTACGCCGTCCAATCATCGGGCCCACCATGCACAGAACGCTCTTTACATGGATCGCAACTACGGCGGGGTGTTCATTCTTTGGGATCGGCTGTTCGCAACCTTCCAGGAAGAAGACGACAACGAACCGGTGATTTTCGGGGTAACCACCCCGTTGGCCAGTTGGAACCCGCTGTGGGCCAACCTGCAGTTTTATGCGCAGCTGTGGAGTGATGCGCGGCGCACCGAACGCTGGTGGGACAAGTTGCGCATCTGGTTCATGCGTACCGGCTGGCGCCCGGCGGACGTGAGGGAACGGTACCCGCAGGCCAAGCCGGACTTGAGCCAGTTCCGCAAATTTGACGTGCCGCTGGAGGCGCGCCAACAGGTGTATATCGCGCTGCAGTTTGCCGTGTATGTGGGGTTTGGCAGTTATTTGATGAATGCTGGCGAGGGGTTGCCCACCGCAGCGCTGGTGGTGGGCTGGAGCGTGATGGCGCTGGGGTTGTTTACCTTGGGCGTGGCCCTGGAGAACCGGCCATGGGCGCTGAAAGCCGAGCTGACACGCATGGCGCTGAATGTGCCGCTGGTGTGGCTGGCGCCGCTGGTTGGGCTGTGGCCGGCCAGCCATGTGGGCTGGCTGGCCCTGCTGAGTTACAGCCTGCTCAGCCTGATCGGCCTCTACAGCTGTAGAAGCCGGTTTACTCGACGGGTGTCTTAG